Proteins encoded within one genomic window of Candidatus Thiodiazotropha endoloripes:
- a CDS encoding DUF4007 family protein, whose protein sequence is MTVYFHGSFGLNRSNFVAVLQAALQNPSWDDTELAKPLGYGKPFAQKYRSWLHKVGLIEQGMPVKLTPKGAAVWSHDPGLNSSVSLWFLHHELTTDPERAEAWHYFAHNFLPKHPTFTSRELLDGLTGKLRSHSEQHFGPGSQLNKVICRKILDAYTQRSGLGELNLISKNNNLFVRGEPRTLGPWKSVSAIAKAYQ, encoded by the coding sequence ATGACCGTCTACTTTCATGGCAGTTTTGGCCTAAACAGATCTAATTTTGTTGCCGTCTTGCAGGCCGCATTACAAAATCCCTCTTGGGACGACACCGAGCTAGCAAAACCTCTAGGATACGGTAAACCATTTGCACAAAAGTACCGAAGCTGGCTCCACAAAGTTGGGCTCATAGAGCAAGGAATGCCGGTTAAACTCACCCCCAAGGGGGCGGCAGTTTGGAGTCACGACCCAGGCCTGAACTCATCTGTTTCGCTGTGGTTTCTTCATCACGAGCTAACCACAGATCCTGAACGCGCAGAAGCATGGCATTATTTCGCCCACAATTTCTTACCCAAGCACCCAACCTTCACTAGTAGAGAGTTACTGGACGGTCTCACAGGGAAGCTACGCAGCCACAGTGAGCAGCATTTTGGGCCTGGTAGCCAACTGAATAAAGTAATCTGCCGAAAAATCCTAGATGCATATACTCAGAGGTCAGGGCTGGGTGAGCTCAATTTAATCAGCAAAAATAACAACTTGTTTGTTCGAGGCGAACCTCGGACTTTAGGGCCTTGGAAATCTGTGTCAGCTATCGCTAAAGCCTACCAATAA
- the dndB gene encoding DNA sulfur modification protein DndB, with translation MNDTGYSNTFPAIRGVQAGRPCYIAMCPMRIVPKLFKFDEEEVPAELRAQRVLNRSRIPEISTYLVDNARNYTLSSLTASVDAVVHFEPLADTGHGQNIGTLSIPMDAQILINDGQHRRAAIEEAIKENPELAHDNISVLFFIDQGLARSQQMFADLNKHAVRPSDSISTLYDQRDSLSDLARHVQKNVNVFSRLTEMEKSSISNRSTKLFTLSSIKNASKALLRKSPKELVSKDEKELAVAYWNEVAANMPDWQSALEKRVTTSELREQYVHAHGVMLQAMGSLGADLIQMKGTTWKRKLKKLSGIDWLRTNKVWMQRSMENGRISKARVKVVLTGNFIKQQLEVPLTHEEEGFEQEYAP, from the coding sequence ATGAATGACACCGGCTACTCGAATACATTTCCAGCTATCCGTGGGGTACAAGCTGGCCGGCCTTGCTATATAGCCATGTGCCCGATGCGAATTGTGCCGAAACTGTTCAAGTTCGATGAGGAGGAGGTGCCTGCGGAGCTCCGTGCGCAGCGTGTATTGAATCGATCTCGGATACCAGAGATATCCACCTACCTCGTAGACAATGCTCGAAATTACACGTTGTCATCATTGACCGCTTCGGTGGATGCTGTGGTTCACTTCGAGCCCTTGGCTGATACAGGGCATGGCCAGAATATCGGTACTCTGTCGATACCTATGGATGCCCAAATTTTAATCAATGACGGGCAACATCGCCGTGCGGCCATTGAGGAGGCCATAAAAGAAAACCCAGAGCTCGCGCACGACAACATTTCCGTACTGTTTTTCATCGACCAGGGCTTAGCTCGTAGCCAACAAATGTTTGCGGATCTCAACAAACACGCAGTGAGACCTAGTGATTCTATCAGCACCTTATACGATCAGCGTGATTCGCTTTCTGATTTAGCAAGGCACGTCCAAAAAAATGTTAATGTTTTCAGTCGCCTTACTGAAATGGAGAAATCCAGTATCTCTAATCGTAGTACCAAGCTTTTCACGCTTAGCAGTATAAAGAACGCCTCCAAGGCACTGTTACGTAAATCGCCTAAGGAGCTGGTCTCTAAAGACGAGAAAGAACTAGCTGTTGCTTATTGGAACGAGGTGGCTGCCAACATGCCTGATTGGCAATCTGCTCTTGAGAAAAGGGTGACGACCTCAGAGTTGAGGGAGCAGTACGTACATGCCCATGGTGTGATGTTGCAGGCGATGGGTAGTTTGGGTGCGGACCTCATACAGATGAAGGGGACCACCTGGAAACGCAAATTGAAGAAGTTATCAGGAATCGACTGGCTCAGAACCAACAAAGTCTGGATGCAGCGCTCTATGGAGAACGGACGTATCAGCAAGGCTCGTGTGAAGGTCGTGCTGACGGGTAACTTTATCAAGCAGCAGTTAGAAGTTCCATTGACCCATGAGGAAGAGGGTTTTGAGCAGGAGTACGCGCCATGA